In a single window of the Delftia tsuruhatensis genome:
- a CDS encoding methyl-accepting chemotaxis protein produces MKYLKNMKTGSMLGMGFSILIVIALSIALYGRARLIEASDDVSYLADTRFTSLLRLVEIKGSVEFIFRGVRSMALMEDPAEKDLARASLDAQRQKIGQLMEQFREGLSTPQGIALYERMKEARQAYLPLLDQFMAAAARHDLPSVSAMLGSNGQFRQSQDAFFTAISEMLVHQQQRATETAQATEEKSLAAGRLMLSLALASLVLGALVGWAITRCIKGLLGGEPAYAAQVTQEVAKGNLAVAVRLRRGDTTSLLASLDAMRASLAGIVSQVRHSSESIATGASQIAAGNTDLSARTEEQAANLEETAASMEQMSATISQNVETVRSASDLAQSASTTAVHGGEVVHGVVSTMQDITHSSRKIEEIIGVIDAIAFQTNILALNAAVEAARAGEQGKGFAVVAAEVRSLARRCANAAKEIKGLINESVGKVAAGSRQVAEAGSTMSDIVSQTRRVAGLISDIGAATQEQSQGVTQVSDAVQQLDQVTQQNASLVEESAAAADSLNRQAAQLVQLVSVFRLEAAQSRPPAPALAPVAPQAVPAPALAPAAAKPARPASPAAGAAKTMVMATPCAPSSAASSSKKAPVALADRSKASRRTTTVEVTDEWEQF; encoded by the coding sequence ATGAAATACCTCAAGAACATGAAGACGGGCTCCATGCTGGGGATGGGATTCTCGATCCTCATCGTCATCGCACTGTCGATTGCGCTGTATGGCCGGGCCCGGCTGATCGAGGCTTCGGATGATGTCTCCTACCTGGCGGACACACGGTTCACGAGCCTGCTGCGACTGGTGGAGATCAAGGGCTCGGTGGAGTTCATCTTCCGTGGCGTGCGCAGCATGGCGCTGATGGAAGATCCGGCGGAAAAGGATCTGGCCAGGGCCTCGCTGGATGCGCAGCGCCAGAAGATCGGCCAGTTGATGGAGCAGTTCCGCGAAGGCCTGAGCACCCCCCAGGGCATTGCGCTGTATGAGCGCATGAAAGAGGCACGCCAGGCCTATCTGCCGCTGCTGGACCAGTTCATGGCGGCGGCTGCGCGCCATGACCTGCCCAGCGTCTCCGCCATGCTGGGCAGCAATGGGCAATTCCGCCAGAGCCAGGATGCCTTCTTCACCGCCATCAGCGAGATGCTGGTCCACCAGCAGCAGCGGGCCACGGAAACGGCCCAGGCCACCGAGGAGAAATCGCTGGCCGCCGGGCGGCTGATGCTATCCCTGGCGCTGGCCTCGCTGGTGCTGGGTGCGCTGGTGGGCTGGGCCATCACGCGCTGCATCAAGGGCCTGCTGGGGGGCGAGCCCGCCTATGCCGCCCAGGTGACGCAGGAAGTCGCCAAGGGCAATCTGGCCGTGGCCGTGCGACTGCGCCGCGGCGATACCACCAGCCTGCTGGCCAGCCTGGACGCCATGCGCGCCAGCCTGGCCGGCATCGTCAGCCAGGTGCGCCACAGCAGCGAATCCATCGCCACGGGCGCCAGCCAGATCGCGGCGGGCAACACCGACCTGAGCGCACGCACGGAAGAGCAGGCCGCCAACCTGGAGGAAACGGCCGCCTCCATGGAGCAGATGAGTGCCACCATCAGCCAGAACGTGGAGACGGTGCGCAGCGCCTCGGACCTGGCCCAGTCGGCCAGCACCACGGCCGTGCACGGCGGCGAGGTGGTGCATGGCGTGGTCAGCACCATGCAGGACATCACGCACAGCTCGCGCAAGATCGAGGAAATCATCGGCGTGATCGATGCCATCGCCTTCCAGACCAACATCCTCGCGCTCAATGCCGCCGTGGAGGCCGCGCGCGCGGGCGAACAGGGCAAAGGCTTCGCCGTGGTGGCGGCCGAGGTGCGCTCGCTGGCCCGGCGCTGCGCCAACGCGGCCAAGGAGATCAAGGGTCTGATCAACGAAAGTGTGGGCAAGGTGGCGGCGGGCTCCCGGCAGGTGGCCGAGGCGGGCTCGACCATGAGCGACATCGTCTCGCAGACGCGCCGCGTGGCCGGACTGATCTCTGACATCGGCGCCGCCACGCAGGAACAGTCCCAGGGCGTGACCCAGGTCAGCGACGCGGTGCAGCAGCTCGACCAGGTGACGCAGCAGAACGCCTCGCTGGTGGAGGAGTCCGCTGCCGCGGCCGACAGCCTCAACCGGCAGGCCGCGCAGCTGGTGCAACTGGTCAGCGTGTTCCGCCTGGAGGCAGCCCAGTCCCGGCCGCCGGCACCGGCCCTGGCACCCGTCGCGCCGCAGGCCGTTCCGGCGCCCGCCCTGGCGCCTGCCGCCGCGAAGCCCGCCAGGCCGGCAAGCCCTGCGGCCGGCGCGGCCAAAACCATGGTCATGGCCACGCCTTGCGCACCCTCCAGCGCTGCATCCTCCAGCAAGAAAGCGCCTGTCGCGCTGGCCGACAGGAGCAAGGCATCGCGCCGGACCACCACCGTCGAGGTGACCGACGAATGGGAGCAGTTCTAG
- a CDS encoding helix-turn-helix domain-containing protein: MSDRVVSCHIAAAFIHCQLGEERNAISLATVAMANPALLPPEALARALYVRALAHSRLGELDTALQLIEGKEQELAQMAPGDGSWLPALVAWVRAQVLWKVFLYRNHQDLWCGPPPDSGLVRPGGAAPDSASLYALLDRVGRQLPPGIAWPYSELLRLSLEGLESGRREAAAVVRAIERIGIRHQARNPPVAGWAWLSCALVHCSKRQHALALQAAMLAKSTARTYQLEGLHRNALVYEYHLQETQGDFAGALSTLKALNIMRLKSMAISPYLEKSRCTALDDPRLHDLEPAYVRRALQYIEDNLDKKLRVQAIADHCRVSRRTLEVSFRNSRSCSIGEYIRQSRIHLAAESLLTTDQSIGQISSRLGYSSLSAFSRDFSGHYGVPPSLWIRHHRSA, from the coding sequence ATGTCGGACCGCGTGGTGTCCTGCCACATTGCAGCGGCCTTCATCCACTGCCAGCTAGGCGAGGAACGCAATGCGATCTCCCTGGCCACGGTCGCGATGGCCAACCCTGCGCTGCTGCCACCCGAGGCCCTGGCCCGTGCCCTCTATGTGCGGGCACTGGCGCACAGCCGGCTCGGTGAACTCGATACCGCGCTCCAGCTCATCGAGGGCAAGGAGCAGGAGTTGGCGCAAATGGCACCGGGCGACGGCTCCTGGCTGCCCGCCCTCGTGGCCTGGGTCAGGGCCCAGGTCCTGTGGAAGGTCTTTCTCTACCGGAACCACCAGGACCTGTGGTGCGGTCCGCCGCCCGATTCAGGCCTGGTCCGGCCTGGTGGCGCCGCCCCCGACAGCGCCAGCCTGTACGCCTTGCTGGACAGGGTGGGTCGCCAGTTGCCGCCAGGCATCGCCTGGCCTTACAGCGAGCTGCTGCGGCTGTCGCTGGAGGGGCTGGAGTCCGGCCGGCGCGAGGCCGCCGCCGTGGTACGCGCGATCGAACGGATAGGCATCCGCCACCAGGCCAGGAATCCGCCCGTGGCCGGCTGGGCCTGGCTCAGCTGCGCGCTGGTGCACTGCAGCAAGCGCCAGCATGCGCTGGCGCTGCAGGCCGCCATGCTGGCCAAGTCCACCGCCCGGACCTACCAGCTCGAGGGGCTGCACCGCAACGCGCTGGTCTATGAGTACCACCTGCAGGAAACCCAGGGCGACTTCGCCGGCGCGCTGTCCACGCTGAAGGCCCTGAACATCATGCGGCTCAAGAGCATGGCCATCAGCCCGTATCTGGAGAAATCGAGATGCACGGCCTTGGATGACCCCCGGCTGCATGATCTGGAGCCCGCCTATGTCAGGCGTGCCCTTCAATACATTGAAGACAACCTGGACAAGAAACTGCGGGTCCAGGCCATTGCGGACCATTGCCGTGTCAGCCGCCGCACTCTGGAAGTCTCTTTCCGCAACAGCCGCTCGTGCAGCATTGGTGAATATATAAGGCAAAGCCGCATCCATCTGGCCGCCGAATCGCTACTGACGACAGACCAGAGCATAGGACAGATTTCCTCGCGGCTTGGCTATTCATCACTGTCGGCATTTTCCAGGGATTTTTCCGGCCATTACGGAGTACCGCCATCTCTCTGGATTAGACACCACCGGTCAGCGTAA